The genome window CGACTCCACCCTCGTCGCCGTACGCAACACCGCGATCTGGGTCGCGGTGGCCCCGGCGCTCGTCACCGCGCTCGGGCTGATCTTCGCGGTGCTGACCGAACGGGTGCGCTGGGGAACGGCGTTCAAGCTGATCGTCTTCATGCCGATGGCGATCTCGATGCTGGCCGCCGGGATCATCTTCCGGCTGGTGTACGAGCAGGATCCGGACCAGGGCGTCGCCAACGCGGTCGTGACGTCCGTGCACGACGTGTTCGTGGACGAGTCGGTGTATCCGAAGGCCCGGCCCCATGCCCAGGTGAGCGATCTGAAGGCGTCCGGCGGCGGGTCGTTCACCACGGAGGGGACCGTGCGGTACGGGGACTCGAAGCGGCTCCCGCTGGTGGGCATCGCCCCGAACCGGCTGCCGGGCACCCCGCAGGACGCGAAGGCCGCGCCCCCCGAGCTGGGAAAGGTCACCGGCACGGTCTGGCTGGACTTCAAGCTGGGCGGCGGCGGTGAGAAGGGGGTGATCGACCCCGGCGAGAAGGCTCTGGAGGGCGTCGAGGTCGAGGCGGTGAAGGACGGGAAGGTCGTCGCCACCGCGCGCAGCGGCGCCGACGGCACGTTCAGCCTGCCGGAAGCCGCCGACGGGGCCCGACTGAGGCTGCCCGGCTCGAACTTCGCGGCGCCCTACAACGGTATCGACTGGCTCGGCCCGACCCTCGTCACCCCGGCCGTGATCGGCTCGTACATCTGGATGTGGGCGGGCTTCGCGATGGTGCTGATCGCGGCGGGGCTCGCCGGGGTCGACCGGAATCTGCTGGAGGCGGCCCGGGTGGACGGGGCGAACGAGTGGCAGGTGTTCCGGAAGGTCACCGTGCCGCTGCTCGCGCCGGTCCTGGTCGTCGTCCTGGTCACGCTGATGATCAATGTGATGAAGGTGTTCGACCTCGTCTACATCATCGCGCCCCAGCCCACCCAGGACGAGGCCAACGTCCTCGCGCTGCAGCTGTACTTGGTGTCGTACGGCGGTGGGGGCGACTTCGGTCTCGGCAGC of Streptomyces phaeolivaceus contains these proteins:
- a CDS encoding carbohydrate ABC transporter permease, encoding MPSAVTKTAGGAGATPTPPAASRKSVTRTRLWVAVLFLLPALVLLGALVVYPIGYSIWRSLFDADGSGFVGLDNYADIFSDDSTLVAVRNTAIWVAVAPALVTALGLIFAVLTERVRWGTAFKLIVFMPMAISMLAAGIIFRLVYEQDPDQGVANAVVTSVHDVFVDESVYPKARPHAQVSDLKASGGGSFTTEGTVRYGDSKRLPLVGIAPNRLPGTPQDAKAAPPELGKVTGTVWLDFKLGGGGEKGVIDPGEKALEGVEVEAVKDGKVVATARSGADGTFSLPEAADGARLRLPGSNFAAPYNGIDWLGPTLVTPAVIGSYIWMWAGFAMVLIAAGLAGVDRNLLEAARVDGANEWQVFRKVTVPLLAPVLVVVLVTLMINVMKVFDLVYIIAPQPTQDEANVLALQLYLVSYGGGGDFGLGSAIGVVLLLLVLPVMWVNIRRLRKERQR